The genome window CACAGGCTCACCGGCCACGGCGGCCAGGTCCTCCACGAGGCGTTGCACGATGGGCTTGCCCGCGATGGGCAGCAAGGGCTTGGCGGTGGTGTGGGTGTGCGGACGCATCCGCTTGCCCATGCCCGCCATAGGGACGATGATCTTCATTCGGTTCTCTTCTCAGCGGGTGCCGGTATGCCCGAAGCCGCCCGCTCCGCGTTCAGTGGCGCGAAGGTCCGCACTTTCCAGCAAAGTGGCCCGCAGGTAGGGGGCGATGACCAATTGCGCCACGCGCTCACCATCCTTCACCTCGAAGGGCTCCTGCCCGTGATTGATGAGCAGCACGCCGACCTCGCCGCGGTAATCGGCATCGATGGTGCCCGGCGCGTTCAATACCGTGACCCCGTGCTTGAAGGCCAGCCCGCTCCGGGGACGCACCTGGGCCTCGGTGCCTTCGGGCAGCTCCAGGAAAAGGCCGGTGGGAATCAGCGCACGCTGGCCGGGAGCCAGAATGATGGGCACTTCGAGGTTGGCGCGGAGGTCCATGCCCGCGCTGTGGGCGGTGGCGTAGGAGGGGAGGGGGTGGTGGCTCTTGTTGAGGATGCGAACACACGGCGCTTCGGACACGAACTCAGTCATGGCGCAAAGGTGCTAAGCATTCATTGGCTTTAGCTTTGGATGGATGTCATGAGCCCGATGGCCGCACTCCGAGGCATGTATCGTTGTTTGTTGGTCGTTGGCTTGTTGGTATTGAGCCAAGCAATCCATGCTCAGTCCGGCTCGCTCCGTGGTCGCATTAAGGCAAAGGGAGAGGAAGCACTTACCGGAGCACGGGTGGTCCTTTCAGATAGTCTCGAAGCGGTGCTCGCGGAGACGCAATCCGGCTCAGGTGGGAATTATGAGTTTGCCGAGGTGGCCCCTGGTCAATACTGTCTTACCGTGGAGAATACGGGGTATGAAACACGAAGATTGAATGCGGTCGAGGTCAAGCCGAAGACAATCACGTTCGTTGACTTCAGATTGACGCCAACGGATGAACCCGCAAAGAGGGAGAGCGTTTGTAAATGGCGCAGAAAGTGACAGAGGGCTAGGCGCGTAAAACTCTGCGCTCGATTCTCCACGCGGCGGTGAGAAACGAAGAGAGCAGTACCGCGCGCAGGCCATATTCCGCGGCACCTGCCAGCGGAATCTGTTCGCTCCCCCACCAGATCACCACCGCCCCCGCCATGTACAGCAGCACGCGTCCCACGTTGTAGGGCACCGGCCAGTGCTTCTGCCCCCAAACGTAGCTGAGCGCGGTCATGGCGGCGTAGCAGATGAGCGTGGCCCACGCGCTGCCCAGGTATCCGAGCCAGGGCACGAGAGCGATGTTGCCCACGAGCGTGAGCGCCGCGCCGACCAAGGCCAGCTTGCCCGCCACGCGCGTGCGGTCCGTGACCTTGTACCACACGCTCTGGTTGTAGTAGATGCCGAGGAAGACGTTCGCCAGCATGATGATGGGCACGATGCGCAAGCCTTCCCAGTACGCGGGGTTCGGGATGAACCACTTGAAGAGATCGAGGAAGAGCATCACCACCAGGAAGGCGCTCATGCAGAACGCGACGAACAGGTTGTTGATGCGCGCGAAGGTCTCCTTGCTCTTGGGGTCGTGCGCGCGGCTGAAGAAGAAAGGCTCAGCCGCGAAGCGGAACGCCTGGATGAAGAGTGTGATCAGCACCGCCAGCTTGTAGCACGCGCCGAAGACGCCGAGGTCATGGTCGGCGGTCTCCGCCGGCAGCAGGTATTTCAGCAGCACGCGACTGCCCATCTCATTCACCATGCCCGCGAGGCCGGCAAGAACGAGCGGAGCGGCGAACACGAGCATGGGTCGAACGAGCCTCGGATCGCGCATGGTAATGGAGGGCCATTGCGGCAGGAGCAAGAGCATCTTCACAATGCTCGCTACGAGGTAGGCGAGGAAGACATAGCCCACACCGAAGGATGGATCGTACACGGCTTCAATCAACGCGTTGCTTTCTCCTGCCTTGTGCTTGGGCATGCAGTAGGCGAGGAAGAAGAGGCTCACGACGATGTTCACGCCTACATTCATCATGTTGATGAGCACGAAGCGCCACGCGCGGTTCTCCTGTCGCAGGCGTGCCATAGGGATCGCGGTGATGGCATCGAGGCCGAGCGTGATGCCGAGCATGAGCACGGTGCTCGAGAAGGCGCCGTAGCCGGACCAATCGGCGATGGGCGATGCGCACAGCGCGATCACTGCCGTGAAGACGAGCGCGATGAACGCGACGATGTGGAACGCCGTGCCGTAAGCGCGCTTCTGGTCGATGCCGTCTTTGGTGGCGTAGCGGAAGAAGGTCGTCTCCATGCCGAAGCTGAGGACGATGTTGAGGAAGGCGCTCCAGCCGAGGAAGTAGGTGATCACGCCGAAATCATCAGGCGCGAAGACCGCCTTGCTCGTGTACAGCGGCGTGAGCAGGAAGTTGAGGAAGCGCGCAACGATGCTGCTCAGCCCGTAGATGGCTGTCTGGCCGGCGAGTTTGCGGAGGGCGCTCATCGATCATCCACAGCAGACGCAGATGTCACAGATAGCGCTTGTTCCATCGGGTCAATTCGCGCAGTTGGTGATTCGTATTGTGCCATCCGCGTTTTCTGTGGATCACGCCCCCGTGAACTCCGCCTTCCGCTTCTCCATGAACGCGCTCGTTCCCTCCTGAAAGTCCGCCGTGCCGAAGCACTTGCCGAATTCCTCGATCTCGCGCGCGAGGCCGTCGGCGCCGGGTTCGTAGCCGGCGTTCACCGCGCGGATGGCAGCGCCCAACGCCGAGGGACTGTTCTTCGCGATGGCCGCAGCGAGCTCGTTGCACTTGGTCATGAGCTGATCCTGGGGAACAACGTGGTTCACCAGTCCCCATTGCAGGGCCTCATCGGCCTTGATCATGCCCGCCGCACCGAGGAAGATCATCTCCATGGCTTTGCCCTTTCCAACAAGCCTTGCGAGGCGCTGCGTTCCGCCGTAGCCGGGTATAACGCCCAGTCCGACTTCGGGCAGGCCCAGCTTGGCATTGTCGCTGGCCACGCGGAAATGGCAGCTCATGGCCAGCTCCAGCCCGCCGCCCAAGGCAAAACCATTCACTGCCGCGATAACCGGTTTGTTCAGGCGCTCCACATGGCTGAAGAGCTTGGTGTGGCCATCGGCGCTGAGCGCACGACCCTCTTCCATGCTGAAGTGGGCGAACTCCTTGATGTCGGCGCCGGCCACGAAGGCCTTCGGTCCGCTGCCGGTGATGATGAGCACGCGCACGCTCCTGTCGGCCTCGGCCTCGTTGAGCGCGCTATCCAGCTCGTCGATGGTGGCGCGGTTGAGCGCGTTGAGCTGGTCGGGGCGGTTGATGGTGATGGTGCGGATGCCATCGGCATCGGACACCAATAGGTTCGTGTATGGCATCGGCTCAAATGTACCGGCCTAACGGTGCAACGGCAGCTCCACGAAGAAACGCGTGCCTTGGCCCTCATCGCTCTCGAACCACACGCGGCCACCGGCCTGCTCCACCATGCGCTTCACCATGGCCAAGCCCAGCCCCATGCCGCTGCTCTTGGTGGTGAAGCTCGGGGTGAAGATGCGGTCACGCGCTTCCGTCGGGATCCCTGCGCCATTGTCGCGCACTTCGATCCGCGCCCGTGATACCTCGCGCCGTGCGATCACATCGATGCGGCCATCATGGTCCTCGGGCATGGCTTGCACGGCATTCTTGAGCAGGTTGTTCAGCACGCGCAGCATGTGCTCACGATCGGCCAGCACGGGCAACGGGCCTTCTTCCTGATGCGTGATGGCGATGCCCGGCGAAGCATGGAATACGTCCACGGCGGCGCGCACCACTTCGCACAGGTCGAGCTCGGTGGGCGACGCGGCGGGCATCTGCGCGAATTGCGAGAAGGCCGAGGCCACGCCGTTGAGCGTATCGATCTGCTCCACCATGCTCTTCGCGAAGCGGTCGACGCGCTCCTTCGCGTCCGGGGCCTTCGGATCGAAGGTGTATTGGAAGTGCTGGATGCCGAGCTTCATCGGTGTGAGCGGGTTCTTCACCTCATGCGCCACTTGCCGCGCCATCTCCCGCCACGCGCTTTCCCGTTCACTGCGCGCCAGGCGCTCAGCGCTCTCACGCAGTTCTTCCACCTTCTGGTTGTAAACGGCCACCAGCTCGCCCACCTCATCGTTGCCCCGGTAATGGATGGGCTGATTGCTGCCGCGCAGGGCGACGCGGGCCAGTGCGCGCTTGAGCACATCGAGGGGCCGCGTGGTCCAGTTGCTGATGAAGACCGCGAGCAGCACGCTCAGCGCGAAGAGCAGCACGAAGAGGTTCACAACCGCCACCAGCAGTTGCGCTCGCTCTTCCGATTGCTGTGCTTGGTCGGCGAAGCTGGGCAGCGCGAGGAAGGCTTGCCCCTTGCCCTTGCTGTCGAGAACCGGCAGATAGGCCGTTCTGAAGCCTGCCGTGCCCACGCGCTCCTGGTGAACGAAGGCGCTCTGCTGCCGGATGGCCAGGCGGGCATAGGCGCTGTGGTCCATGCGGGGGCCGAGCAGTCCTTGCGAGAGCATCTGCGGCCGCGTTGATGCCAGCCAGCGTCCGTCGGGCGCATACAGTGTGAGATCGGTGAAGTAGGCGTTGCCGAGCTGGCTGAGCAGATAGTTCAGGTAGCCGGCGTAAGCATCGCTATCGATGCGCTCATCGCCGATCCGACGGCGCAATTCCTCGCTCACGGCCCGCGCCTTGTCCAGGGAGGCGTTGGCTTCGCGCTCCTCGAACTGGCGCGTGAGCAGGCGCTGCGACCCGATCCCGAAGAACATGAGGCCCGTGATCGCAAAGAGCACCAGTGCCGCGCGCACCTTGGTGCCGATGCCGAGGTCCGGCAAGGTGCCGGTGAGCGCCGCGTGCGCGCCGAGCGCGATCAGCATCAGGAGCCCGAACAGCGTGAAGAGGTAACTGAAGGTGGTGATGCGGTCCAGGAAGGTGCGGTGGGGCAGGCCGAGCACCATCACCACGTTGCCGCCCACGGCTTTCGCCAGGAAATCCTGGCCACTCTCCACATACCACAGCTCATCGTCTAAGGCGCGGCTCCACCGCTGCGGGTGCGATACGGGACCGCGGCGGTCCATGAGGAGTCCATTGACGTAGCGAGCCTGCGAGTAGCGCTCTGTGCGTCGCGCGAGCTCATCCGTGCCCGCGAGCAGGAGGTCGGGGAACCCGGCGCCTTGCGAGAGCGAGCGCGGCTTCAGCTCCAACACGAGCTGGGCGGGCGGCGCACTGTCATGGGGCATGATGGCGATGCGCGCATGGTAATACAGCTCCCCGCCGATCCGCTCGTCCACGAAAAGGTCAGGCATGTCGCTGATGCCTGCAGGGAAGGCCGCCGAATCAACCGTGAAGCCGAGCGGCGCATCGAGGTCGGTGGCGCAGCGGAGCTCACCTTGGGGATCGTAGCCGAAGAGGCGCAGGTCATAGCGCTCCCAATACCCGCTGAGGTGCGGCTGCTTCACGAGCTTCTCCAAGTCGTTGGGGTCACAGTATTCGCCGCTGGAGAAGAGGCGATAGAGATTCAGGTCGCGGCGGATGGCAGGTGCGCTGTCGCGGAAAAGCTGCTCAAGCACTGGGTCCTCCCGCATAGCAAGGCGCTCAGCGAGCACGGAGCGCTCATTGCGCTCGCGTTCGCCCATGTGCTTGGCGATGATGTGCGTGCTGGTGCCCGCGAGGACAGTCAACAGGAGCACGCCTTGCAGGAAACCGAAGGCCAGCGCCCGCCCGACAAGGAAGATCGCCATCCCGGCCAAAGGCCATAGGAAGAGAACAGTATCACGCACGCCGGATAGATGATGCACCAGGATTGAGGCACCAGCGGCCAATAGAGCCGGACCCGCGAGCCGGCGAACGGTGCCCGGCGCGAGAAGCCTCGTCGCGGCCAATGCGGTCAAGCACCATCCCGCCATCAACAGGGCCACCACCAACAAGGCCACCGCCCCGAAGGCCCCAAGGCCCTGGATATGATACAGGTCCAGATCGATGGTGCTGCTGCCCACCAGCCCGATGGTGAGCCAAGTGACGGCAGCCGCCTGAAAGAGCGGGATGCTCAGCACAATGAAAGTGGTCACCCGATTCGGGTTAAATCCGATCGGACGCGCAGCGTGTAGGGCGAATAGGGAACCGAGGCCCAATAGGGCTGAATTGATGACCAGGTCCCCAAGGGACGGGAACCACCAGCCTGTGGCGTACACGGCCGGGTCGAAGAGCGGCCAGCGATCGAAGGGCGCGGAATGGCCGAAGGCGAGCGAGAGCCAGCGCAGCAGGACCAGGCCGGCGATGAACACCGCGACGGCCAGCAGTCTTCTCCGGTTCAGCAGCAGCCCGCAGGCCTTCCACAAGGCAGCGATCAATAGAACGGAAGCGCAAGCGATGAGCGCGGCGCGCCACCATAACCAGGCCCCGAGCTCCATGGCGCCGTCGCGCCAGGCCACGCGGAGCGGTGCTGTGGTGGCACCGGCCCCGATATCAACCCCAGGCCGAGCAAAGGGCACGGCCATCAGGCCCTCAGCTGCGCCCAAGGATGGATGGAAGCCCTCACGGAGGTATCGGTTCTGTACACGCGGCGCGCTCCAGACTGGCCGCCCGGCCTTGACCATCATGCTGCCGATGCGCACGGACGCAAGCAGTCTTACTCCTTGACCCGGTTCCCCGTATCCGTTCAGGTCGCCTGACCAAGCCATCAGGCTATCGTCCACCTCGACATGGATCAGGGTGCCAGTCCGCTCCCGCTCCTTTTCGAGCAGCTCCGCCTGCCGATCCATCCAAGCCCCGGGGCCCAAGGATGACACGAGGCGGGCTTGCTCTTCCACCAGCGCATTCAACTCATTCTGGGCTGCCTCGATGCGATGTTCCAATCGCGCGGCAGCCGCGCTCAGTCGCGTTTCTGGGTCAGGCTCATCGATCAGCACCGCGAGGGTGGCGAAAAGAGCGCCCAGCAGCAACAGGAGCAGTGGACGGGACATAGAGCGCTGGCGTGGAGGGATGCGCCAAAGTACGGGGGTAGGTATGGCCATTCCTCTTCGACCATCACCAGGCCCCGGGCACAGCACGGCTCAGAAGCTGGCGACAGGCGGGCGCGGCTCGTCGACGAACGAACCCCGCTGGCCGGTCTGCGTAGAACGGCACCGGCCCGCCACTCACGGGCTGACCTTATCGAATGAAAAAGGCACTGCTCTTAGTGCTTGGACTGCTCCTTACCGGGCTCATCCAGGCACAGACGGGGACCGAGTTCTGGATGGCTCCGCCCGATGTCACCCTTCGGCACAACATGCCTGGGGATGAGCCGATCTTCCTGAACGTGACCACGGGCAATGCGGCCGCGACCGTCACGGTTTCGCAGCCCGCCAACCCGGCCTTCAATGGAGGCAGCCCGATCGTGCTCAACGTGCCGGCCAATTCGGCCGTGCGCCACAACATGACGGCGCTGAAGGCCCAGTTGGAGACGCGCCCAACCAACAGCATCCGTAACACCGGCCTTCGGATCCAATCCACGGCCAACATCACCTGCTATTACGAATCGAGCAATACGAACAACCCGGACATCATGGCGCTCAAGGGCGCCAACGGCCTGGGCACCGAGTTCTACATCCCGCTGCACAAGCACGCCCCCTTCTACAACCACAGCTTCGTTCCGAACAACGCAGACCTCGCCTTCGCTTCGTTCGATATCGTCGCAACCGAGAACAACACCAACGTGCTGATCTATTCACCGGTAGCGGTGGATGGCCACCCGGCGCTGACGCCTTGGACGGTCACGCTCAACGCGGGCCAGACCTATTCAACGGCGAACACCACGCCTGCCACGCACACCGATCCCATGACGCACCCCTCGGGTGCTGTGGTGCTTTCGGACAAGCCGGTCGCGGTCTCCATCAAGGATGACTCGAACCACAACCCTTCGGGCGGCTGCTATGACCTGATGCTCGACCAGATCGTGCCGGTGAACATCCTGGGCACGGAGTACGTGGCGGTGAAAGGCGCACTGAACAACAACGGCGACGAGTCGCTCTTCGTGATGGCCGTGCAGAACAACACGCAGGTCTTCATCGATGGCAGCGCAACGCCGGTGGCCACGCTCTTCGCAGGGCAGTACTACCGCCACGACATGGATTACCTGGCGGGCGCGGCCAACAACGCCACATTGGTCACGGGCTCGAAGCCGCTCTACGCCATCCACGTCACCGGTTTCGGCTGCGAGCAGGGCATGGCGATCCTGCCTCCGCTCAATTGCGCGGGCAGCACGCAGCTCAGTTTCACGCGATCCACCTCAGAATCGTTCTTCTTGAATCTGCTGGTGCGGAATGGATCTCAGAACGACTTCGTGGTGACGGGACCCGGTACGGCGACGATACCGGGTTCTGCCTTCCAAGCGGTTCCCGGAACGGGAGGCCAATGGATGGCCGCTCGGATCCAATACAACACCACGCAGGTGCCGGTGAACCAGGCCTTCATCGTGACCAACACCTCCGATGTGTTCTCGCTCGCGATCATCAACGGCGGGGCATCATCGGGCTGCCGCTACGGTTTCTTCTCGGAGTTCGCCGGGCAGATCAACGTGAGCGCCGGTGCGGACCAGACGCGCTGCGCGAATGAGACGGTATCGCTCACTGGAACGGTCTCCGGCGGAAGCACCACGGGGATCTGGACCACCAACGGCAGCGGCACCTTCACTCCAAGCCCCACCTCACTGAATGCCACCTACGAGCCCAGCATCGGCGACCTCGCGATCGGCAGCGTGACCCTGACCCTGACCTCCACCGGCCCTTGCACACCGTCGAGCGATCAGATGGTGGTGACCTTCTCGCCCCTGCCGATCCCCGATGCCGGACCGGATCGGTCGGTGTGCCTCAACAACACCACCGTGCAACTGGCGGGCAGCGTGCTGAATGCTGTCGGTGGCGTATGGACCACGGCCGGCAGCGGGAGCTTCCTTCCCAGCAACAGCAACTTGAACGCCACCTACACGCCCTCGGCAGCAGACCTGCTCGCGGGCCAGGTGTGGATCCGCTTGACATCCACGGGCAACGGCGTTTGCCAGGCGGTGATGGACAGCCTGCTCGTGACCTTCACGCCTGCGCCCACCGTGAATGCCGGCTCCGCGATCACGCGCTGCGCGAACAATGCGGTGGCGCAGCTGAACGGCTCGTTCACCGTGGCCACAGGCGGCATCTGGAGCGGCGGCGCGGGATCCTTCGATCCCAGCACCACCAACATGTCGGCGCAATACACGCCCACTGCGGCCGAGATCGCAAACGGAAGCGTGACGCTCACGCTCACCACCACGGGCAACGGCACCTGCAATGCGGTGAGCAGCAATGTGACGATCAGCTTCACGCCGGCTCCTGTGGTGAATGCCGGTGCGCCGGTATCGGTGTGCGCGAACAACGCGCAAGTGTCGCTGAGCGGATCGGTGACCAATGCCTCGGGCGGCATCTGGAGCGGCGGCACCGGCACATTCACGCCGAACAACACCACGCTCAACGCCACCTACACGCCTTCTGCCGCTGAGATCGCCGCAGGCAATTTGACGCTCACGCTCACAAGCACCGGCAATGGCAACTGCCTGCCTGTTTCGAGCGATCGCGTGATCACCTTCACGCCCGCACCCACGGTGAATGCCGGCCCCAACGGAACGGTATGCGCGAACAACAGCGCGATCACCCTTGCGGGTTCTTTCACCGGCGCAACGGGTGCCGTGTGGAGCGGCGGCACGGGCACTTACAGCCCGAACAGCACCAGCATGAACGCGGTGTACACGCCGAGCCCGGCGGAGCGCGCCGCCGGAACGGTTACGCTCACGCTGACGACGGTCGGGAATGGCACCTGCAACGCTGAGAGCGCACAGGTCACCTACACCATCACGCCGGCGCCAACGGTGAATGCCGGTCTCGATCGGGTGGTGTGCGCGAACAACGCAGCGGTGACCCTGAACGGCAGCTTCACCGTGGCCACGGGCGGCGTGTGGAGCGGTGGCGCAGGCACCTTCGACCCCAGCACCACCAACATGAACGCGACCTACACGCCCACGGCGGCGGAGATCGCGAACGGCAGCGTGACGCTCACGCTAACCAGCACGGGCAACGGGGGCTGCGTTGCGGTGGGTGATCAAATGACCATCAGCTTCACCCCAGCACCAGTGGTGAATGCGGGTGCTCCGGTATCGGTGTGCGCGAACAACGCAGCGGTGACCTTGAACGGCAGCGTGACCGGTGCGACCGGTGGCGCCTGGAGCGGTGGTGCGGGCATCTACAACCCGGACAACACCACGCTGAATGCGACCTACACGCCCACTGCTGCCGAGATCGCAGCAGGCACCTTGACCTTGACGCTGACGAGCACGGGCAACGGCACCTGCAACGCGGTGAGCAGCAACCGCGTGATCACCTTCACGCCTGCACCGGTGGTGAATGCCGGTCCGAATGGAACGGTGTGCGCGAACAACAGCGCGATCACCCTCGCGGGCTCCGTGACCGGTGCCTCCGGTGGAGCCTGGAGCGGCGGTGCGGGCACCTACTCGCCGAACAATGCAACGCTGAATGCGACCTACACGCCCACCGCCGCCGAACGCGCTGCGGGCAGCGTGACGCTCACGCTCACCAGCACCGGCAACGGCACCTGCAATGCCGTGAGCGATCAAGTGCTTTGGACCATCACGCCTTCGCCGACCGCGAATGCCGGCGCCACGCAGACGCTCTGCGCGAATAACCCCGTCGCCACGCTGAACGGCAGCTTCACCGTCGCGACCGGTGGCGTTTGGAGCGGCGGCAACGGCAGCTTCAGCCCCAGCACCACGAACATGAACGCGACTTACACGCCCACGGCGGCGGAGATCGCGAACGGCAACGTGACGCTCACGCTCACCACCACGGGCAACGGTTCGTGCAACGCGGTGAGCAGCAACGTCACCTTGAACTTCACGGCGGCGCCGGTGGTGGATGCGGGCGCTCCGGCCACCTTCTGCGCGAACAACGCCAACATCGCCTTGAATGGCAGCGTCACCGGGGCCACCGGCGGCGTTTGGAGCGGCGGCTTGGGCAGCTTCACGCCGAACAACACCACCCTCAATGCCACCTATTCGCCGACCGCTGCGGAGATCGCGGCAGGTACCTTGACCTTGACGTTGACGAGCACGGGCAACGGCAATTGCATCGCTGTTTCCGACAGCCGCGTGATCGCCTTCACGGCAGCGCCCACGGTGAATGCCGGTGCGAACGGAACGGTGTGCGCCAACAACGCCACCATCAGCTTGAACGGCAGCGTGACCGTTGCCACCGGCGGGATCTGGAGCGGTGGCACGGGCACCTTCACTCCGAGCAACAGCACGCTGAACGCCACCTACACGCCCAGCGCTGCTGAACTCACCGCAGGCACGGTGACGCTCACGCTCACCACGGTGGGCAATGGCAACTGCTCGCCGGTGAGCGCGAACGTGACCTATGCGATCACGCCGGCACCAACGGTGAATGCCGGCGCGGATCAGACGCGCTGCGGCAACAATGCCAGCACGACCCTCAATGGCAGTTACACCGTGGCCACCGGTGCCATCTGGAGCGGCGGCGCAGGCAGCTTCTCGCCGGGCGCCACCAGCGTGAATGCCGTGTACACGCCGACCGCAGCAGAGATCGCCAACGGCAGCGTGACCCTCACGCTGACCACCACCGGTGCCGGCACTTGCGTGCCGGTATCGGATGACATGACGATCAGCTTCACGCCCGCGCCCACGGCCAATGCCGGTGCGCCGCTCACGCTCTGCGCGAACAATGCCAGCGTGGCCCTGAATGGCAGCGTGACCCTCGCCACCGGCGGCGTTTGGAGCGGCGGCTTGGGCACCTTCAGCCCGAACAACACCTCGCTGAACGCGACCTACACGCCAACGGCTGCGGAACTCGCGAACGGCACCCTTACGCTGACCCTGACCACTACGGGCAACGGTACCTGCAATCCAGCCACCAGCGACCGCGTGATCACCTTCACGCCTGCACCGGTAGTGAATGCCGGCATCGGCGGAACGGTGTGCGCGAACAACAGCGCCATCGCCCTGAACGGTTCCGTTGCCGGCGCCACGGGCGGCGCATGGAGCGGCGGCACGGGCACTTACAGTCCGAGCAACACCGCCTTGAACGCGGTGTACACGCCCAGCGCCGCTGAACGAGCTGCGGGAAGCGTGACTCTGACATTGACCTCCACAGGCAACGGACTGTGCAATCCGGTGAGCAGCCAAGTGACCTGGACGATCTCGCCGCCGCCGACCGTGAACGCCGGCCCTGCGCAGACGCTTTGCTCGAACAATCCGGTTGCGACCCTCAGCGGAGGCTTCACTGTGGCCACGGGAGCGATCTGGAGCGGCGGGTCGGGCAGCTTCTTCCCGAGCAATACCAACATGAACGCGACCTACACGCCCACGGCGGCAGAGATCGCGAACGGCAGCGTCACCTTGACGCTCACCACCACCGGCAATGGCCTGTGCAATGCGGTGAGCAGCAACGTCATCCTGAGTTTCACACCATCGCCCACAGCGAATGCAGGTGCTGATGCTTCGCTGTGCGTGAACAACCCCACGGTGAGCCTGAATGGCGCCGTGACCGTGGCAACAGGCGGTCTCTGGAGCGGCGGTGCGGGATCCTTCACGCCGAACAACACCACGCTCAACGCCACCTACACGCCCACACCAGCGGAACTCGCAGCGGGCACCTTGACGCTCACGCTCACCACCACGGGCAACGGCACCTGCAACGCGGTATCGAGCAGCCGTACCATCACCTTCACGCCAGCGCCGATCGTGAGCGCGGGGAGCAATGGAACGGTATGCGCGAACGCACCGCTGATCAGCTTGAACGGCAGCGTGAGCGGCGCCACCGGCGCGATCTGGAGCGGCGGCGCGGGCACCTTCACGCCGAACAGCACCACGCTCAATGCGACCTACATGCCTACAGCTGCGCAGATCGCTGCGGGCACGGTAACCCTCACCTTGACTTCTGCCGGCAACGGCAATTGCAATGCGGTGAGCAGCAATGTCACATTCAGCATCACGCCTGCACCCACGGCCAATGCGGGCAGCAACCTCACGCTCTGCTCCAACAACCCAGCGGCTGCGCTGAATGGCAGCGTGACCGTTGCGACCGGCGGGACCTGGAGCGGCGGCAACGGCACCTTCAATCCGAGCAACACGAATCTGGGCGCGGTGTACACACCGAGCGCGGCCGAGATCGCGAACGGCAGCGTGATCCTCACGCTCACCACCACGGGCAACGGCCTGTGCAGCGCAGTGAGCGATGATGTGCTCCTCACATTCACGCCTGCTCCGACGGTGAACGCAGGTGCGGATGCGTCGATCTGCGCGAACAACCCCGTCGTGTCCTTGAATGGGACGGTGGGCGGTGCAACGGGTGGGGTCTGGAGCGGCGGCAACGGCTCCTTCACGCCGAACAATACCGCATTGAACGCGACCTACACGCCGACCCCGGCGGAGA of Flavobacteriales bacterium contains these proteins:
- a CDS encoding IgGFc-binding protein; amino-acid sequence: MKKALLLVLGLLLTGLIQAQTGTEFWMAPPDVTLRHNMPGDEPIFLNVTTGNAAATVTVSQPANPAFNGGSPIVLNVPANSAVRHNMTALKAQLETRPTNSIRNTGLRIQSTANITCYYESSNTNNPDIMALKGANGLGTEFYIPLHKHAPFYNHSFVPNNADLAFASFDIVATENNTNVLIYSPVAVDGHPALTPWTVTLNAGQTYSTANTTPATHTDPMTHPSGAVVLSDKPVAVSIKDDSNHNPSGGCYDLMLDQIVPVNILGTEYVAVKGALNNNGDESLFVMAVQNNTQVFIDGSATPVATLFAGQYYRHDMDYLAGAANNATLVTGSKPLYAIHVTGFGCEQGMAILPPLNCAGSTQLSFTRSTSESFFLNLLVRNGSQNDFVVTGPGTATIPGSAFQAVPGTGGQWMAARIQYNTTQVPVNQAFIVTNTSDVFSLAIINGGASSGCRYGFFSEFAGQINVSAGADQTRCANETVSLTGTVSGGSTTGIWTTNGSGTFTPSPTSLNATYEPSIGDLAIGSVTLTLTSTGPCTPSSDQMVVTFSPLPIPDAGPDRSVCLNNTTVQLAGSVLNAVGGVWTTAGSGSFLPSNSNLNATYTPSAADLLAGQVWIRLTSTGNGVCQAVMDSLLVTFTPAPTVNAGSAITRCANNAVAQLNGSFTVATGGIWSGGAGSFDPSTTNMSAQYTPTAAEIANGSVTLTLTTTGNGTCNAVSSNVTISFTPAPVVNAGAPVSVCANNAQVSLSGSVTNASGGIWSGGTGTFTPNNTTLNATYTPSAAEIAAGNLTLTLTSTGNGNCLPVSSDRVITFTPAPTVNAGPNGTVCANNSAITLAGSFTGATGAVWSGGTGTYSPNSTSMNAVYTPSPAERAAGTVTLTLTTVGNGTCNAESAQVTYTITPAPTVNAGLDRVVCANNAAVTLNGSFTVATGGVWSGGAGTFDPSTTNMNATYTPTAAEIANGSVTLTLTSTGNGGCVAVGDQMTISFTPAPVVNAGAPVSVCANNAAVTLNGSVTGATGGAWSGGAGIYNPDNTTLNATYTPTAAEIAAGTLTLTLTSTGNGTCNAVSSNRVITFTPAPVVNAGPNGTVCANNSAITLAGSVTGASGGAWSGGAGTYSPNNATLNATYTPTAAERAAGSVTLTLTSTGNGTCNAVSDQVLWTITPSPTANAGATQTLCANNPVATLNGSFTVATGGVWSGGNGSFSPSTTNMNATYTPTAAEIANGNVTLTLTTTGNGSCNAVSSNVTLNFTAAPVVDAGAPATFCANNANIALNGSVTGATGGVWSGGLGSFTPNNTTLNATYSPTAAEIAAGTLTLTLTSTGNGNCIAVSDSRVIAFTAAPTVNAGANGTVCANNATISLNGSVTVATGGIWSGGTGTFTPSNSTLNATYTPSAAELTAGTVTLTLTTVGNGNCSPVSANVTYAITPAPTVNAGADQTRCGNNASTTLNGSYTVATGAIWSGGAGSFSPGATSVNAVYTPTAAEIANGSVTLTLTTTGAGTCVPVSDDMTISFTPAPTANAGAPLTLCANNASVALNGSVTLATGGVWSGGLGTFSPNNTSLNATYTPTAAELANGTLTLTLTTTGNGTCNPATSDRVITFTPAPVVNAGIGGTVCANNSAIALNGSVAGATGGAWSGGTGTYSPSNTALNAVYTPSAAERAAGSVTLTLTSTGNGLCNPVSSQVTWTISPPPTVNAGPAQTLCSNNPVATLSGGFTVATGAIWSGGSGSFFPSNTNMNATYTPTAAEIANGSVTLTLTTTGNGLCNAVSSNVILSFTPSPTANAGADASLCVNNPTVSLNGAVTVATGGLWSGGAGSFTPNNTTLNATYTPTPAELAAGTLTLTLTTTGNGTCNAVSSSRTITFTPAPIVSAGSNGTVCANAPLISLNGSVSGATGAIWSGGAGTFTPNSTTLNATYMPTAAQIAAGTVTLTLTSAGNGNCNAVSSNVTFSITPAPTANAGSNLTLCSNNPAAALNGSVTVATGGTWSGGNGTFNPSNTNLGAVYTPSAAEIANGSVILTLTTTGNGLCSAVSDDVLLTFTPAPTVNAGADASICANNPVVSLNGTVGGATGGVWSGGNGSFTPNNTALNATYTPTPAEIANGIVTLTLTTTGNGNCNAVSANKVITFTPAPTVNAGTSGTVCANAPLISLNGSVVGATGGVWSGGGTFSPSNTALNATCTPTAAQIAAGTVTLTLTSTGNGNCNAVSSNVTFSITPAPTVNAGPNQTLCSNNPVATLSGSYTVASGAIWSGGAGTFSPSPANMNATYTPTAAEIANGNVTLTLTTTGNGSCNAVSSNVVLSFTPSPTVNAGPAASFCANNAAIPLNGSVTVATGGIWSVGLGSFTPNNTALNATYTPTPAEIASGTVTLTLTSTGNGNCTAVSDSRVITFTPAPTVNAGANGTVCANNATINLNGSITVATGAIWSGGTGTFSPNNSTLNATYSPSAAERAAGSVTLTLTTVGNGNCSPVSDQVTYTITPAPTANAGADRVLCANNPSTGLSGAFSIATGGVWSGGSGTFDPSTTNMSAIYTPTAAEIAAGSVTLTLTTTGNGLCNAATDQMVITFTDAPTANAGPNVTVCANNAAVALNGSVVTASGGTWSGGTGTFSPNANTLNATYTPGAADIAAGQVMLTLTTTGNGNCAPATSTRIIT